The window GGAACGTCGAGCAGCAGAGCATTCTGCCACAAGGACCGATTCCCCCCAGCATTTTAGCTTCATCCCGGACACCAATCTGACGCAGCTCAATGCGCGTTCTGAAGATAGAAGCCAAATCTTTGACGAGGTTACGGAAATCGACCCTTCCCTCCGCCGTAAAATAAAATACGATTTTATTCCGATCGAATGTGTATTCCACATCGACAAGTTTCATATCAAGTTTATGCTCCTCGATCTTCCCTTGTCCGGTATGAAAAGCACGTTCCGCTTCTTCCCGATTTTCCATCACCTGTTCGATATCCTCCGCTTGTGCTGGCCGGATAATCTTCTTGAGAGGCAAGACAACATCGTTCTCTTCGACTTCTTTCAAACGGCTTGCCACTTTACCATACTCCACACCCCGGGCGGTCTCCACGATGACATAATCCCCTACGTTCAAATCATAATCCAGAGGATCGAAAAAATATATTTTACCCGCATTTTTAAAGCGGACTCCTATTACTTTATACAACAAGTAACCCCTCCTGCATGCTGAGCACCAATTGCTCCATTAGAAGCGTACGATTCATATTACTGTGCAGTTTTTTCTTCGCCTGCAAAATAGCATCCATGACTGAAGAAAGCTGGCTGAATGTAATATTCATCGAAAGACTAGTGAAGAATTGTTGCTGGTCCGGATATGCCGGCGTGGACTCCAATCCTGCCTTGTATGCCATGACATCCCGATAAGCATATAATAACAGGTCCAAGCCACGTTCGGTATCGTCCTTTTCTTTAAACAACGGTATCCATTCCGTTTGGATGAATAATAACGCTTCTTGGACATGTTTATCCGATGCTTCCACCAATTTTAACACTGTTTTTCTCATCTGTGCAAATTGATCGTCCCCGGCAAGGCGGAGGGCTTCTTCCAAATCTGCCGTTACCATAGAGACCGTAGCAGCCATCGAGGAAGTGATTTCTTTTTCTACCAGCTTCCCTATCATAGCCTCCCGGGATGGAGGTAAGAACGGGACTCGCTGGCATCTGGATTGGATTGTCGGCAGAATTGACTGGTAGGAATCCGTCAACAGGATAGCCGTCACTTCTCCTTCCGGCTCTTCCAAAAACTTCAACAATGTATTGGCGGCTGCGCTATTCATACGATCAGCACGCGAAACAATATATATTTTCCGACCTGCTTCATAACCTTTTTTAGTCATTTGAACAATCAATTCCGACATCTGCTCTTTTTTTATGTCTTGTCCGTCAGGCCGTACAAACGCAATATTTGGATGGTTTCCGGATGTCAAACGCCGACAGGAATGGCATGTTTCACATGGAACATTTTCTTTTACCTGTTGACAAAGTTGAAGCTTTGCAAAAAATATGGCCGCATCCTCTTTGCCGGTTCCTGTTTCACCGTCGAATATATACGCATGAGCAATACGGTTATTTCTATAAGAAGACTGTAAACGTTCCATGACGTTTTTTTGTTCTTCAAAGAGCCGGTCCGTCTTTTCATTCACGGAAACCACCCCCTTTCCAAAAAACGTGTTTCCCGAAAGAAACACGAGTCTACATATATAAATTGATGAGGAGCCCTTTGATTTCCCCTATTTTTGCCAAAAGATCGACGGATGTCTTTTCCTCGTCCAATAAATCCTCTGCCAATTCAATAAGCTTCTCATCGATTGTCTGGACAATTTTCAAACGGCGGCCTTCTCCGAATTGGTTCCACGTATGGGATTGTTTCAAACCCAATCCGGAATCCACCGCCTCTTTCAAAAACCGTTTGACAAGCATTTTAAATTTGGCCATATCCCGTAAATTCCGGGAACGGGCAATCCGGTCACCTACCGTAGAAATATCGCCAAGCAGCCTGGTGATTTGCTCGCCTTGCAGCCGTTGCTCCTGCTTTGTAACCATTTCACCAAAACGGGTGCCTCCCTGGGGAGTTTGCAACGGATTATTCCTTAGCTTATCGAGTCCTGCTCTATAATCACCGTTGACTTTCATTCCGATTCACCTCGGTCCATCAAAAATGATGGAATTGTTCAATTGGCAGAACGAAAACAGTTGCCCCGCCTACCGCCACTTCAACCGGATAGGGAATATAGGAGTCAGCATTCCCGCCCATGGGTGACACGGGAGCGACCATCTGATCCCTTGACCGACAGTTATCACGGATGAGTTCCAATGCTTTCGGAACAAGGCTATCTTCCGTACCGATCAGAAAAGTCGTATTGCCTGACCGAAGAAAGCCCCCCGTACTCGCCAATTTCGTCGCACGAAAGTCGTTTTTAGTCAACGCATTTGATAATCGATTACTATCCTGATCCTGTACAACTGCCACAACCAATTTCACGGTACTCTCTCCTTTTTCCGCTTTAGACTTATTATATCATGAAACCGGAATTTAAATGAGTTGGGAGTATATTAATTTCCAAACTTTTTCCGCTACTTCTTCTTCGGAAAGCGAGGCATCCACCGACCGGATCCGCTCCGGGTATCTTTGCAGCACTTGTTGATACCCTTCGTATACCGCATGATGGAATCGTAAACTTTCGTTATCCAGGCGATTTTGTTCTCGGCTTTTATTGCTCGCAATCCGGGCAAGCCCGGCTTCCGGCAGAATATCAAAAAAGATGGTCAGATCGGGCATCGTTTCTCCAATAGCAAATTTATTGATTGCCAAAACTTCCTCCATCCCTAACCCGCGGGCATGCCCTTGGTAAGCAAGCGAGCTATCGATGAACCGGTCGCATAAGACGATTTCCCCTTGTCGAAGAGCTGGCTCGATTTTTTCCACAAGATGTTGTCTCCGTGCTGCAGCATAGAGTAAAGCCTCTGTCCTTCCATCCATTTCCCCATGGTCATTATCCAAAATGATGCTTCGGATTTTTTCGGAAATCGTGATGCCACCCGGCTCCCGAGTAACGATCACTTGCCGCCCATCCGCTTTCAGCCGCTCATATACATTCGCGATAGCGGTCGTCTTCCCGGCTCCCTCCGGCCCCTCAAAAGAAATGAATATGCCACGCTGTTCCATCAGTTACCACCGTCCTTCACTACTAAGATCAGTTCATTTTCAACCTGGATGGCTCCTTGAAATCTTGCCTGTCCTATAATCAATTCGCGAAGCGATCGAATATGCCCTTCCCCGACCCTCTCTCCGCCAATCAATAGCGGAATGCCAGGAGGATACGGAATGATGGAAGCCGCAGCTACCCGGTCTTCAGCATCTTTATAGGAAATCCATTCGCTTTCTATATCAGCAAGCTCAGAAGGCAAATAGGCGAGTTGGGATACTTCTTTATGGATGGCAAGTGGTCGGACCTCTCCCCAATTTTCGGATGTCCCCGGTGCCAGTTTGGTTAAGGCTCGGTTGATTCGTTCATAAACCGTTTTCAACGAATAGGGTGCGTCTTGTTTCACTAAAGGGAGGATGAGCAATACTTGATAAAGATCAGCAAGCTCCACATAAACCCCTTCCGCATTCAAACATTGCTGAACTACAAAGCCTGAATATCCAGCAACACGCAATGTTAATTTCAAAGGATCATCCATTTTGACTGGCTGTAGGCCAGGTATGCTCTCCAATTGTTCGATAAAGGCTTGTCGTTCCTCCAAAAAATAAGCCATATCCTCGGCAGTATAGGATTCCACATAAGCACGAGCATCGTCGAGAGAGGCCATGAGAAGGTAAGAGGGGCTGCTAGATTGCAGCATATGTAAAGCATGCGCAACTCGTTCCGGATCCACCAAATCCGAACGGATATGCAGAAAAGAAGCCATCGTCATAGCAGGCAATGACTTATGCGCCGAGTGGACCACCACATCTGCACCCATCTCCAAGGCAGAACGGGGAAACGGCTCCCCAAGCACAAAATGGGCTCCGTGCGCTTCATCCACCAACACGGGAACTCCTTGGGCATGGCAAAAACGGATTATTTTTTCAAGCCCATCCTTAGCAGTTCCATAATAGGTCGGATACGTCAGAACGAGCGCCTTCGCTTCGGGGAATGAATGAAGAGCCTCTTCGATTTGTTCAACGGACACCAATCCAGGGGTCAGGACATCCTCATTCCAAGCCGGGGAAACAAAAACAGGGTGCGCCCCTGCCAATTCGATGGCATGAAAAACCGACTTATGTGCATTTCGCTGAACAATTACCGTCTGCCCTCTTCGACAAGTCGCATAAATCATCGCCAAATTTCCGACCGTCGAGCCATTGACTAGAAAAAAACTCCGCTCAGCCCCATACAAAGCCGCAAGCTTTCGCTGCGCCTTCTCGATGGCCCCGGCAGGCTCATGCAAATCATCCAAGCCTTCCAGCTCCGTGACGTCATACGACAGAGCTGCACGGAGGTCAGATGGGAGACCCGAAAGTGCGCCATTCTTATGCCCCGGCACATGGAGGGACAGTGGCTGGTTTTTATTAAATTGAATTAAAGCATCTATCAACGGCCGATCTATATGATTCATTACACATTTCAC is drawn from Sporosarcina sp. FSL W7-1349 and contains these coding sequences:
- a CDS encoding YaaR family protein, with product MKVNGDYRAGLDKLRNNPLQTPQGGTRFGEMVTKQEQRLQGEQITRLLGDISTVGDRIARSRNLRDMAKFKMLVKRFLKEAVDSGLGLKQSHTWNQFGEGRRLKIVQTIDEKLIELAEDLLDEEKTSVDLLAKIGEIKGLLINLYM
- a CDS encoding PSP1 domain-containing protein codes for the protein MYKVIGVRFKNAGKIYFFDPLDYDLNVGDYVIVETARGVEYGKVASRLKEVEENDVVLPLKKIIRPAQAEDIEQVMENREEAERAFHTGQGKIEEHKLDMKLVDVEYTFDRNKIVFYFTAEGRVDFRNLVKDLASIFRTRIELRQIGVRDEAKMLGGIGPCGRMLCCSTFLGDFEPVSIKMAKDQNLSLNPSKISGLCGRLMCCLKYENDEYEEAKALMPDIGTAIQTPDGPGKVVGLNLLEHILQVSLNERNQVVEYTMMEVAESAKDVVQLMK
- a CDS encoding cyclic-di-AMP receptor translates to MKLVVAVVQDQDSNRLSNALTKNDFRATKLASTGGFLRSGNTTFLIGTEDSLVPKALELIRDNCRSRDQMVAPVSPMGGNADSYIPYPVEVAVGGATVFVLPIEQFHHF
- the holB gene encoding DNA polymerase III subunit delta', producing MNEKTDRLFEEQKNVMERLQSSYRNNRIAHAYIFDGETGTGKEDAAIFFAKLQLCQQVKENVPCETCHSCRRLTSGNHPNIAFVRPDGQDIKKEQMSELIVQMTKKGYEAGRKIYIVSRADRMNSAAANTLLKFLEEPEGEVTAILLTDSYQSILPTIQSRCQRVPFLPPSREAMIGKLVEKEITSSMAATVSMVTADLEEALRLAGDDQFAQMRKTVLKLVEASDKHVQEALLFIQTEWIPLFKEKDDTERGLDLLLYAYRDVMAYKAGLESTPAYPDQQQFFTSLSMNITFSQLSSVMDAILQAKKKLHSNMNRTLLMEQLVLSMQEGLLVV
- a CDS encoding aminotransferase class I/II-fold pyridoxal phosphate-dependent enzyme, translated to MNHIDRPLIDALIQFNKNQPLSLHVPGHKNGALSGLPSDLRAALSYDVTELEGLDDLHEPAGAIEKAQRKLAALYGAERSFFLVNGSTVGNLAMIYATCRRGQTVIVQRNAHKSVFHAIELAGAHPVFVSPAWNEDVLTPGLVSVEQIEEALHSFPEAKALVLTYPTYYGTAKDGLEKIIRFCHAQGVPVLVDEAHGAHFVLGEPFPRSALEMGADVVVHSAHKSLPAMTMASFLHIRSDLVDPERVAHALHMLQSSSPSYLLMASLDDARAYVESYTAEDMAYFLEERQAFIEQLESIPGLQPVKMDDPLKLTLRVAGYSGFVVQQCLNAEGVYVELADLYQVLLILPLVKQDAPYSLKTVYERINRALTKLAPGTSENWGEVRPLAIHKEVSQLAYLPSELADIESEWISYKDAEDRVAAASIIPYPPGIPLLIGGERVGEGHIRSLRELIIGQARFQGAIQVENELILVVKDGGN
- the tmk gene encoding dTMP kinase; its protein translation is MEQRGIFISFEGPEGAGKTTAIANVYERLKADGRQVIVTREPGGITISEKIRSIILDNDHGEMDGRTEALLYAAARRQHLVEKIEPALRQGEIVLCDRFIDSSLAYQGHARGLGMEEVLAINKFAIGETMPDLTIFFDILPEAGLARIASNKSREQNRLDNESLRFHHAVYEGYQQVLQRYPERIRSVDASLSEEEVAEKVWKLIYSQLI